The following proteins are co-located in the Bosea sp. AS-1 genome:
- the pbpC gene encoding penicillin-binding protein 1C produces MPVNTQPETGSETDRPLPSGERASRRFRKLKIAAGAFAAAALAGTAALALYVRSLPPLDLSAASDRSTVVLDREGKLLRPFLTTDGRWKLPVTNDDVDPRYLAMLKAYEDKRFDAHSGIDPLGMLRAAGQMLRHGRVVSGGSTLTMQVARLLEPRDERTFTAKLRQAVRAVDLERRFGKNEILDLYLNLAPFGGNLEGVRAASFAYFGKEPKRLSTAEAALLVALPQSPETRRPDRFAEAARKARARVLARVERAGIATASEVAAAREEEIPTERRPFPNLSPHVAEQVVAEAPEQRVHRLSLDARLQKSLEGLARERSLGLAPQVSIAILAVDNETGTVRASVGGVDYFAAERAGSLDLTRALRSPGSALKPFIYALAFDNGIAHPETMLEDRPARYGAYVPENFDMTFQGMVSARKALQLSLNVPAVELLSALGPQRFLSRLRDAGVSIAMPKEGGAPGLAVGLGGLGITLQDLTRAYVGLARGGEMLPLRFREEAPAGDMPPIHLVESVAAWYVTDTLLGAPPPLNAVPGRIAYKTGTSYGYRDAWAVGFDRKHTIGVWVGRADNGAVPGLVGRAVAAPILFDAFARLGIDPRPFPQPADAIVASTNHLPPPLRHLRQDVPKTVAAIATPALKLAFPPDGARIDLAADSLDGQGQLNLKAAGGSPPFTWLVDGAPVTGPLRRREAAWQPPGKGFMRISVVDGTGASESVSVRLQ; encoded by the coding sequence ATGCCCGTGAACACGCAGCCCGAAACCGGAAGCGAAACAGACCGCCCTCTCCCGTCCGGGGAGAGGGCATCGCGACGCTTTCGCAAATTGAAGATCGCGGCCGGCGCTTTCGCCGCCGCTGCCCTTGCCGGTACCGCGGCCCTTGCCCTCTACGTCCGGTCCCTGCCGCCGCTCGATCTCTCGGCGGCCAGCGATCGCTCGACCGTGGTGCTCGACCGTGAAGGCAAGCTGCTGCGCCCCTTCCTCACCACGGACGGTCGCTGGAAGCTCCCCGTCACCAACGACGATGTCGACCCGCGCTACCTCGCAATGCTCAAGGCCTATGAGGACAAGCGCTTCGACGCGCATTCTGGCATCGATCCGCTCGGGATGCTGCGCGCTGCTGGCCAGATGCTGCGGCATGGCCGCGTCGTCTCGGGTGGCTCGACCTTGACCATGCAGGTCGCCCGCCTGCTCGAGCCCCGCGACGAACGCACGTTCACCGCCAAGCTCCGGCAGGCGGTGCGCGCCGTCGATCTGGAGCGGCGCTTCGGCAAGAATGAGATCCTCGATCTCTATCTCAACCTCGCCCCCTTCGGCGGCAATCTCGAAGGCGTGCGCGCCGCGAGCTTCGCCTATTTCGGCAAGGAGCCGAAGCGGCTCTCCACCGCCGAGGCCGCCCTGCTCGTCGCGCTACCGCAATCGCCCGAGACGCGCCGGCCCGACCGCTTCGCGGAAGCGGCGCGAAAGGCCCGCGCCCGCGTGCTCGCCCGCGTCGAGCGGGCCGGGATCGCGACCGCCAGCGAGGTAGCCGCCGCGCGCGAGGAGGAGATTCCGACCGAGCGCCGCCCCTTCCCGAACCTCAGCCCGCACGTCGCGGAACAGGTCGTGGCGGAGGCCCCGGAACAGCGCGTGCATCGGCTCAGCCTCGATGCGCGCCTGCAGAAAAGCCTGGAAGGCCTCGCCCGCGAGCGCAGCCTCGGCCTCGCGCCCCAGGTTTCGATCGCGATCCTCGCCGTCGACAACGAGACCGGAACGGTCCGTGCCTCGGTCGGCGGCGTCGACTACTTCGCCGCCGAGCGCGCCGGCTCGCTCGATCTGACGCGCGCCCTGCGCTCGCCGGGCTCGGCGCTGAAGCCCTTCATCTACGCACTCGCCTTCGACAACGGCATCGCCCATCCCGAGACGATGCTGGAGGACCGGCCGGCCCGCTACGGCGCCTATGTGCCGGAAAATTTCGACATGACCTTCCAGGGCATGGTCAGCGCCCGCAAGGCACTGCAGCTCTCGCTCAACGTGCCGGCGGTGGAGCTGCTGTCGGCACTCGGGCCGCAACGCTTCCTCTCGCGGCTGCGCGATGCCGGCGTCAGCATCGCCATGCCCAAGGAGGGCGGCGCGCCCGGCCTCGCAGTCGGCCTCGGCGGGCTCGGCATCACCTTGCAGGATCTGACCCGCGCCTATGTCGGGCTGGCGCGCGGCGGCGAGATGCTTCCGCTGCGCTTCCGCGAAGAGGCACCGGCCGGCGATATGCCGCCGATCCATCTCGTCGAGTCGGTCGCCGCCTGGTACGTCACCGATACGCTGCTCGGCGCCCCGCCGCCGCTCAATGCCGTACCGGGCCGCATCGCCTACAAGACCGGCACGTCCTATGGCTATCGCGATGCCTGGGCGGTCGGCTTCGACCGCAAGCACACCATCGGCGTCTGGGTCGGCCGGGCCGATAACGGTGCCGTTCCCGGCCTCGTCGGGCGCGCCGTCGCCGCGCCCATCCTGTTCGACGCCTTCGCCCGGCTCGGCATCGATCCCCGCCCCTTCCCGCAGCCGGCCGACGCGATCGTGGCGAGCACCAACCACCTGCCCCCGCCATTGCGGCATCTGCGGCAGGACGTGCCCAAGACGGTCGCCGCCATCGCGACGCCCGCCCTCAAGCTCGCCTTCCCGCCCGACGGCGCCCGCATCGACCTTGCGGCCGACAGCCTCGACGGCCAGGGCCAGCTCAATCTGAAGGCGGCGGGCGGCTCACCCCCCTTCACCTGGCTGGTCGACGGCGCGCCGGTAACCGGCCCGCTGCGCCGGCGCGAGGCCGCCTGGCAGCCGCCGGGCAAGGGCTTCATGCGCATCTCCGTGGTCGATGGCACCGGCGCCAGCGAGAGTGTCTCGGTCAGGTTGCAATAG
- a CDS encoding efflux RND transporter permease subunit, translating to MSLFELFVRRPVLSTVLSLLVILIGIVSYGRLTIREYPNIDEPIVSVRTDYRGASAEIIETQVTQILENSIAGIEGIEIISSTSRQERSFIQVRFRPDVDPDVAASDVRDRVSRVRSRMPDEIDEPVIAKVEADAQPILYLSLTSSRHGPLELTDFADRFISDRVQNVTGVAEVRILGQRQYAMRIWLDRARMSAYNISVQEVEAAVRAQNIEIPSGRIESNDREFTVLSQTGMTAPAEFREIVVKDANGFPIKLKDIAKVELGAREERNAAWFGGTPSVTIGIVKQATANPLDVSAGIEEALPGIIEDLPQGMSIAKSYDTSVFIDRSIKAVYQTILEAIVLVVLIIFVFLRSLRATLIPLVTIPVSLIGSFALMYALGFTVNTLTLLSMVLAIGLVVDDAIVVLENVHRHIEDGMQPTKAAIRGINEIAFAVVAMTLTLVAVYAPMAFSTGRTGKLFIEFALTLAGAVLVSGFVALTLTPMMCAKLLRHHDSHSWLFNVLERGFDALSRGYKASLRFALSVRPLIVLLAIGVAGSGYYFFTHLRSELAPVEDRGTITAVGVAPEGATLSFTADYARQVENYFKNIQEVETYLVIVGFPDVTRAIGFARLKPWEQRERKQQDIVAEINKGLSQIPGIRMFATNPPSLGQGNANSKPVEFVLRSSEPYAQIKGYVDRLMAEVANSPALTNVETNLILDKPQIKVSIDRQRAADLGVGVDIVGRTMETLLGGRQVTRFNMNSKQYDVVLQVEGTERNTPQALQSIYLMGRGGAVVQLSSLVKIEENVAPKELVRFNQLRSATITAIPAPGYSLGDALKVLEDGAARVLPSSVQVDYSGQSREFKQSGASIFIVFLLALGFIYLVLAAQFESFVDPVVIMVSVPLSLTGALAALYFSGGTMNVYSQIGLITLVGLITKHGILILEFTNQLREEGKEMIDALVEAAELRLRPILMTTGAMVLGAVPLAIAHGAGAESRSQIGWVIVGGMTFGTLLTLFVVPVAYSYLARKVHGSRHGAHEEAPHGAHPQPAE from the coding sequence ATGAGCCTGTTCGAACTCTTCGTCCGCCGGCCCGTCCTCTCGACGGTGCTGAGCTTGCTGGTGATCCTGATCGGCATCGTCTCCTATGGCCGCCTGACGATCCGCGAATATCCGAACATCGACGAGCCCATCGTCTCGGTCCGTACCGATTATCGCGGCGCCTCGGCCGAGATCATCGAGACCCAGGTCACGCAGATCCTGGAGAACTCGATCGCCGGCATCGAAGGCATCGAGATCATCTCCTCGACCAGCCGCCAGGAGCGCAGCTTCATCCAGGTCCGCTTCCGGCCGGACGTCGACCCGGACGTCGCGGCTTCCGACGTGCGCGACCGTGTGAGCCGCGTGCGCAGCCGCATGCCGGACGAGATTGACGAGCCGGTCATCGCCAAGGTCGAGGCCGATGCGCAGCCGATCCTTTATCTCTCGCTGACCAGTTCGCGGCACGGGCCGCTCGAGCTCACCGACTTCGCGGACCGCTTCATCTCCGATCGCGTCCAGAACGTCACCGGCGTTGCCGAGGTGCGCATCCTCGGCCAGCGGCAATACGCCATGCGCATCTGGCTCGATCGTGCCCGGATGTCCGCCTACAACATCAGCGTGCAGGAGGTGGAGGCCGCGGTCCGGGCGCAGAACATCGAGATCCCGTCGGGCCGTATCGAGAGCAACGATCGCGAATTCACCGTGCTCTCGCAGACCGGCATGACCGCGCCGGCGGAGTTCCGCGAGATCGTCGTCAAGGACGCCAACGGCTTCCCGATCAAGCTGAAGGACATCGCCAAGGTCGAGCTCGGCGCGCGCGAAGAGCGCAACGCCGCCTGGTTCGGGGGCACGCCCTCGGTGACGATCGGCATCGTCAAGCAGGCGACGGCCAATCCGCTCGACGTCTCGGCCGGCATCGAGGAGGCTCTGCCCGGCATCATCGAGGACCTGCCCCAGGGCATGTCGATCGCCAAATCCTACGACACCTCGGTCTTCATCGATCGCTCGATCAAGGCGGTCTACCAGACGATCCTCGAGGCGATCGTGCTGGTCGTGCTGATCATCTTCGTCTTCCTGCGCTCGTTGCGCGCGACGCTGATCCCGCTGGTGACGATCCCGGTCTCGCTGATCGGCTCCTTCGCTCTGATGTATGCGCTCGGCTTCACGGTGAACACGCTGACGCTGCTCTCGATGGTGCTCGCCATCGGCCTCGTCGTCGACGACGCCATCGTGGTGCTGGAGAACGTGCACCGCCATATCGAGGACGGCATGCAGCCGACCAAGGCGGCGATCCGCGGCATCAACGAGATCGCTTTCGCCGTCGTCGCGATGACGCTGACGCTGGTCGCGGTCTATGCGCCGATGGCCTTCTCGACCGGCCGCACTGGCAAGCTCTTCATCGAGTTCGCGCTGACGCTCGCCGGCGCAGTCTTGGTCTCGGGCTTCGTCGCGCTGACGCTGACGCCGATGATGTGTGCCAAGCTGCTGCGCCACCATGATTCGCATAGCTGGCTGTTCAACGTGCTGGAGCGCGGCTTCGACGCGCTCTCGCGCGGCTACAAGGCCTCTCTGCGCTTCGCTCTGAGCGTGCGTCCGCTCATCGTCCTGCTCGCGATCGGTGTCGCCGGCAGCGGCTATTACTTCTTCACCCATCTGCGCTCCGAGCTGGCGCCGGTTGAGGATCGCGGCACGATCACGGCCGTCGGCGTGGCGCCGGAGGGCGCGACGCTGTCCTTCACCGCCGACTATGCCCGGCAGGTCGAGAACTACTTCAAGAACATCCAGGAGGTCGAAACCTACCTCGTCATCGTCGGCTTCCCCGACGTGACGCGCGCGATCGGCTTCGCCCGCCTCAAGCCCTGGGAGCAGCGCGAGCGCAAGCAGCAGGACATCGTCGCCGAGATCAACAAGGGGCTGTCGCAAATCCCCGGCATCCGCATGTTCGCGACCAACCCGCCCTCGCTCGGGCAGGGCAATGCCAACAGCAAGCCGGTCGAGTTCGTGCTGCGCTCCTCGGAGCCCTATGCGCAGATCAAGGGCTATGTCGACCGCCTGATGGCCGAGGTCGCCAATTCGCCGGCCCTGACCAATGTCGAGACCAACCTCATTCTCGATAAGCCGCAGATCAAGGTCTCGATCGACCGGCAGCGCGCCGCCGATCTCGGCGTCGGCGTCGACATCGTCGGCCGCACCATGGAGACACTGCTCGGCGGCCGGCAGGTGACGCGCTTCAATATGAACAGCAAGCAGTACGACGTCGTGCTGCAGGTCGAGGGCACGGAGCGCAACACCCCGCAGGCGCTGCAGTCGATCTACCTGATGGGGCGCGGCGGCGCGGTGGTGCAGCTCTCCAGCCTGGTCAAGATCGAGGAGAACGTCGCGCCGAAGGAGCTGGTGCGCTTCAACCAGCTGCGCTCGGCGACGATCACCGCGATCCCGGCCCCGGGCTATTCGCTCGGCGACGCGCTCAAGGTGCTGGAGGACGGTGCGGCGCGTGTGCTGCCCTCCTCGGTGCAGGTCGACTATTCCGGCCAGAGCCGCGAGTTCAAGCAGTCGGGCGCGAGCATCTTCATCGTCTTCCTGCTGGCGCTGGGCTTCATCTACCTGGTGCTGGCGGCGCAGTTCGAGAGCTTCGTCGATCCGGTGGTGATCATGGTCTCGGTGCCGCTCTCGCTGACGGGTGCGCTGGCGGCGCTATATTTCTCCGGCGGCACGATGAACGTCTACAGCCAGATCGGCCTGATCACGCTGGTGGGCCTCATCACCAAGCACGGCATCCTGATCCTGGAGTTCACCAATCAGCTGCGTGAGGAGGGCAAGGAGATGATCGACGCCCTCGTCGAGGCGGCGGAGCTGCGCCTGCGGCCGATCCTGATGACGACCGGCGCGATGGTGCTCGGCGCCGTACCCCTCGCCATCGCCCATGGCGCTGGCGCCGAGAGCCGCTCGCAGATCGGCTGGGTCATCGTCGGCGGCATGACCTTCGGCACGCTGCTCACGCTCTTCGTGGTGCCGGTCGCCTACAGCTATCTGGCGCGCAAGGTCCATGGCTCGCGCCATGGCGCGCATGAGGAGGCGCCACACGGCGCGCATCCGCAGCCGGCGGAATAA
- a CDS encoding alpha-2-macroglobulin, translating to MSLLSRLLLALCLTFAAAPAFAQKAYVRNDLAADGQRLEERLKREVTAGNRSVVDLVRAGDIVLGRGDARGALPLANAAVVADSSNAAAWRLMARATIGIEPRDYRERWELRERAITAAYLAYQRAANRTDEASSLGVLAQTFEKYELWRPALTTYRLSLDLAANASLQSAYESLREKRGFRLLANQVDSDAASPRACFEFSEPLARGNVDFAPYVAISGGSGDFAVSGEERQICVDGLRHGERYAIVIRQGVPSAIPDETLLKSADYEIYVRDRTPSVRFTGKNYVLPRTGQQGIPVVSVNTNKLDLEVMRIGDRNLINSVHSEDFLSQLGSYSAKQISSDKGQSVWTGTMDVKPELNKDVVTAFPVVEAVGTLKPGVYVMFAKPSGGAAPAANDDSSDSYDDGTTRATQWFVVSDLGLTSFSGPDGVHVLARSLADAKPIPNAELRLIARNNEVLGTAKTDANGYARFDAGLAKGEGGNSPGLVTAALGEDYGFLDLKLTAFDLSDRGVKGRVAPAGLDAYLYTERGVYRSGETVYLTSLLRDAKSAAVTGLPLTIVVKRPDGVEYRRRQVEDQGAGGRAHSIQLISGAATGTWRILAYADPKGQPIGETSFLVEDYVPERLELTLSPKAPVLQAGQPAELDVNARYLYGAPGSALDVTGSMTLRAAGASAIPGFQDYQVGLTDEAFEPVQTEFEESTTTDTAGKATISNPVQQAETNRPLEVEMTVRVGEPGGRAIARSVTVPIVPKGAAIGVKQTFKDGELGNNQTATFDVIMATGDGKRIARPNVKWVLSKVRRNYQWFFKDGRWNYEGVTTTRRVSDGEVAVSATEPAKIAAPVQWGNYRLDVTSDGAEEAATAVSFSVGYESDKTADTPDVLDVALDKASYANGENLQLRLSPRFSGKATLAVISDKLADIRTIDIAEGGTTASIPVKSEWGASAYLVVLAHRPMDTAAKRLPGRAIGLAWFQIGKDERTLAVDLGAPKLVRPLSTLSLPVKLAGLKAGDKAFVTVAAVDVGILNLTRYESPDPSKFFFGQRQLGHDLRDLYGYLIDGMQGTRGTIRSGGDAAPQMDGEKPTQEPLARYSGVVKVGADGTAKIDFDLPAFNGTVRVMGVAWSAGRTGQASADVIVRDQIVAQATLPRFLAIGDQSRFHLQVDNVEGPAGAYTVDLDVKGPVLVAADATHRTVQLAAGAKTQMTIPVTAAGLGRAEFDVRVSGPNGIGTVQNLAVKVQPSAATLARRIVRAIPGNGGSITVSSDLTADLVPGSGQVSVSVSPFGSLDVPALLKALDRYPYGCTEQTVSRALPLLAVNQLASMENLALDDNADERVQKAIERVLARQGGNGSFGLWSVGGEDLWLDAFVTDFLTRARERKFDVPQVAFNMALDRLRNQVVNTGDINKEEAAGIAYALYVLARNGRPVMGDLRYLADNKLGDFATPLARAQIGAALSALGDRTRGRTAFGSALGLLQQASDDGLSRPDYGSRLRDGAGVLALIAESNGERADVSRAVSILDATRNSARYSYTSTQEQMWMVLAAQAMSKEAEGMSLTVDGTARKGAFYRTVSAEALDAKPLTIANPGAANAQAVITVAGIPTTPEPALNQGFGLERVIYTMKGERADPARLRQNERYVVTLTVSEGAPRFGRLLLVDPVPAGLEIENANLTEGASTAGLDWLKQEVAAVHTEARDDRFVAAFERSGSKNDKLAYTVAYIARAVSPGRYVAPAAVIEDMYRPDRFGRTGFGAVEISAAR from the coding sequence ATGAGCCTGCTTTCCCGCCTCCTGCTCGCGCTCTGCCTGACCTTCGCGGCGGCACCGGCCTTCGCCCAGAAGGCCTATGTCCGCAACGATCTCGCGGCCGACGGGCAGAGGCTGGAGGAGCGGCTGAAGCGCGAGGTCACGGCCGGCAACCGCTCGGTCGTCGATCTCGTCCGGGCCGGCGACATCGTGCTCGGGCGCGGCGATGCGCGCGGCGCCCTGCCGCTGGCCAATGCCGCCGTCGTCGCCGATTCGAGCAATGCGGCCGCCTGGCGCCTGATGGCGCGCGCCACCATCGGCATCGAACCGCGCGATTATCGCGAGCGCTGGGAGTTGCGCGAGCGCGCCATCACGGCCGCCTATCTCGCCTACCAGCGCGCCGCCAACCGCACCGACGAGGCCTCCTCCCTCGGCGTGCTGGCCCAAACCTTCGAGAAATACGAGCTCTGGCGCCCGGCGCTGACGACCTATCGCCTCAGCCTCGACCTTGCCGCCAACGCCTCGCTGCAAAGCGCTTATGAAAGCCTGCGCGAGAAGCGCGGCTTCCGCCTGCTTGCCAATCAGGTCGATTCCGACGCCGCCAGCCCACGCGCCTGCTTCGAATTCTCCGAGCCGCTCGCCCGCGGCAATGTCGATTTCGCCCCTTACGTTGCGATCTCGGGCGGCTCGGGCGATTTCGCCGTCAGCGGCGAGGAGCGCCAGATCTGCGTCGACGGCCTGCGCCATGGCGAGCGCTACGCCATCGTGATCCGCCAGGGCGTGCCTTCGGCCATCCCCGACGAGACGCTGCTGAAATCCGCCGATTACGAGATCTATGTCCGCGACCGCACCCCCTCCGTGCGCTTCACCGGCAAGAACTACGTGCTACCGCGCACCGGCCAGCAGGGCATTCCGGTCGTCTCGGTCAACACCAATAAGCTCGATCTCGAGGTGATGCGGATCGGCGACCGCAACCTGATCAACTCGGTCCATTCCGAGGACTTCCTCAGCCAGCTCGGCTCCTATTCCGCCAAGCAAATCTCCAGCGACAAGGGCCAGAGCGTCTGGACCGGCACGATGGACGTGAAGCCCGAGCTCAACAAGGACGTGGTCACCGCCTTCCCCGTGGTCGAGGCGGTCGGCACGCTGAAGCCCGGCGTCTACGTCATGTTCGCCAAGCCCTCGGGCGGTGCCGCACCGGCGGCAAACGACGACAGCAGCGATTCTTATGACGACGGCACCACCCGCGCGACGCAATGGTTCGTCGTCTCCGATCTCGGCCTGACCTCCTTCTCAGGACCGGACGGCGTACATGTACTCGCCCGCTCGCTCGCCGACGCCAAGCCGATCCCGAACGCCGAACTGCGCCTGATCGCCCGCAACAACGAGGTGCTCGGCACGGCCAAGACCGACGCCAACGGCTATGCCCGCTTCGACGCCGGCCTGGCCAAGGGCGAGGGCGGCAATTCGCCGGGCCTCGTCACCGCAGCGCTCGGCGAAGACTACGGTTTCCTCGACCTGAAGCTGACGGCCTTCGACCTCTCCGACCGCGGCGTGAAGGGCCGCGTCGCCCCCGCGGGGCTCGACGCCTATCTCTACACCGAGCGCGGCGTCTACCGCTCGGGCGAGACGGTCTATCTCACCTCGCTCCTGCGCGACGCCAAGAGCGCTGCCGTCACCGGCCTGCCGCTGACCATCGTCGTCAAGCGCCCCGACGGCGTCGAGTATCGCCGCCGCCAGGTCGAGGACCAGGGCGCGGGCGGCCGCGCCCATTCGATCCAGCTCATTTCTGGCGCCGCCACCGGCACCTGGCGCATCCTCGCCTATGCCGACCCGAAGGGGCAGCCCATCGGCGAGACCTCCTTCCTCGTCGAAGACTATGTTCCCGAGCGTCTCGAGCTCACCCTGTCGCCCAAGGCGCCTGTCCTTCAGGCTGGGCAACCGGCCGAGCTCGACGTCAATGCGCGCTATCTCTACGGCGCGCCGGGCTCCGCGCTCGACGTCACCGGCTCGATGACGCTGCGTGCCGCCGGCGCCAGCGCCATCCCCGGCTTCCAGGATTATCAGGTCGGCCTCACCGACGAGGCCTTCGAGCCGGTCCAGACCGAGTTCGAGGAGAGCACCACGACCGACACCGCCGGCAAGGCGACGATCTCGAACCCCGTCCAGCAGGCCGAGACCAACCGGCCGCTCGAAGTCGAGATGACGGTGCGCGTCGGCGAGCCGGGCGGGCGCGCCATCGCCCGCTCCGTCACCGTGCCGATCGTGCCCAAGGGCGCGGCCATCGGCGTCAAGCAGACCTTCAAGGACGGCGAGCTCGGCAACAACCAGACCGCGACCTTCGACGTCATCATGGCGACCGGTGACGGCAAGCGCATCGCGCGGCCGAACGTGAAATGGGTGCTCTCGAAGGTGCGCCGCAACTACCAGTGGTTCTTCAAGGACGGCCGCTGGAACTATGAGGGCGTCACCACCACGCGGCGCGTCTCGGACGGAGAGGTCGCGGTCTCCGCGACGGAGCCGGCCAAGATCGCGGCGCCGGTCCAGTGGGGCAATTACCGCCTCGACGTGACCTCCGACGGCGCCGAGGAAGCCGCGACCGCAGTCTCCTTCAGCGTCGGCTATGAGAGCGACAAGACGGCCGATACGCCGGACGTGCTCGACGTCGCGCTCGACAAGGCCTCCTACGCCAATGGCGAGAACCTGCAGCTCCGCCTCTCGCCGCGCTTCTCCGGCAAGGCGACGCTCGCGGTCATCAGCGACAAGCTCGCCGATATCCGCACCATCGACATCGCCGAGGGCGGCACCACCGCCAGTATCCCCGTGAAATCGGAATGGGGCGCGAGCGCCTATCTCGTCGTCCTCGCCCATCGCCCGATGGACACCGCCGCCAAGCGCCTGCCCGGCCGTGCCATCGGCCTCGCCTGGTTCCAGATCGGCAAGGACGAGCGCACCCTCGCCGTCGATCTCGGCGCACCCAAGCTGGTGCGCCCCCTCTCGACGCTTTCGCTGCCCGTCAAGCTCGCCGGTCTGAAGGCAGGCGACAAGGCCTTCGTCACGGTCGCGGCCGTCGATGTCGGCATCCTCAACCTCACCCGCTACGAGAGCCCCGACCCCAGCAAGTTCTTCTTCGGCCAGCGCCAGCTCGGCCACGACCTGCGCGATCTCTACGGCTACCTGATCGACGGCATGCAGGGCACCCGCGGCACAATCCGCAGCGGTGGCGACGCCGCGCCGCAGATGGACGGCGAGAAGCCGACGCAGGAGCCGCTTGCCCGCTATTCCGGCGTGGTCAAGGTCGGGGCCGACGGCACGGCGAAGATCGATTTCGATCTGCCGGCGTTCAACGGCACGGTGCGCGTCATGGGCGTCGCCTGGTCGGCCGGCCGCACCGGCCAGGCCAGTGCCGACGTGATCGTGCGCGACCAGATCGTGGCGCAGGCGACGCTGCCGCGCTTCCTCGCCATCGGCGACCAGTCGCGCTTCCATCTCCAGGTCGACAATGTCGAGGGGCCGGCCGGCGCCTATACCGTCGATCTCGACGTGAAGGGCCCGGTCCTCGTCGCTGCCGATGCGACGCATCGCACGGTGCAGCTCGCAGCCGGCGCCAAGACGCAGATGACGATCCCCGTCACCGCCGCCGGCCTCGGCCGCGCCGAATTCGACGTGCGCGTCTCCGGGCCGAACGGCATCGGCACGGTGCAGAACCTCGCCGTCAAGGTGCAGCCCTCGGCCGCGACGCTCGCACGCCGCATCGTCAGGGCCATTCCCGGCAATGGCGGCTCGATCACCGTCTCCTCCGATCTCACGGCCGATCTGGTGCCGGGCTCGGGACAGGTCTCGGTCTCGGTCTCGCCCTTCGGCTCGCTCGACGTGCCGGCCCTGCTCAAGGCGCTCGACCGCTATCCCTATGGCTGCACCGAGCAGACCGTCTCGCGCGCCCTGCCGCTGCTCGCGGTCAACCAGCTCGCCTCGATGGAGAACCTCGCGCTCGACGACAATGCCGATGAGCGCGTGCAGAAGGCGATCGAGCGCGTACTCGCCCGCCAGGGCGGCAACGGCTCCTTCGGCCTGTGGAGCGTCGGCGGCGAGGATCTCTGGCTCGACGCCTTCGTCACCGACTTCCTGACGCGGGCGCGCGAGCGCAAGTTCGACGTGCCGCAGGTCGCCTTCAACATGGCGCTGGACCGCCTGCGCAACCAGGTCGTCAACACCGGCGACATCAACAAGGAGGAGGCCGCCGGCATCGCCTATGCGCTCTATGTGCTTGCCCGCAACGGCCGGCCGGTGATGGGTGATCTGCGCTATCTCGCCGACAACAAGCTCGGCGACTTCGCCACCCCGCTCGCCCGCGCCCAGATCGGCGCGGCACTTTCGGCGCTGGGCGACCGCACCCGCGGCCGCACCGCCTTCGGCAGCGCGCTCGGCCTGCTCCAACAGGCGAGCGACGACGGGCTCTCGCGCCCCGATTACGGCTCGCGTCTGCGCGACGGCGCCGGCGTGCTCGCGCTGATCGCGGAGTCGAATGGCGAGCGCGCCGATGTCAGCCGCGCCGTCTCGATCCTCGACGCGACCCGCAACAGCGCCCGCTATAGCTACACCTCGACACAGGAGCAGATGTGGATGGTGCTGGCGGCGCAGGCGATGTCGAAGGAAGCCGAAGGCATGTCGCTCACCGTCGATGGCACGGCCCGCAAGGGTGCCTTCTACCGCACCGTCTCGGCCGAGGCGCTGGACGCCAAGCCGCTGACCATCGCCAATCCCGGCGCGGCCAATGCCCAGGCGGTCATCACCGTTGCCGGCATTCCCACAACGCCGGAGCCGGCCCTGAACCAGGGTTTTGGCCTGGAACGGGTCATCTACACGATGAAGGGCGAGCGGGCCGATCCCGCGCGCCTGCGCCAGAACGAGCGCTATGTCGTCACGCTCACCGTGTCGGAAGGCGCGCCGCGCTTCGGCCGACTGCTGCTGGTCGATCCGGTGCCCGCCGGGCTGGAGATCGAGAACGCCAACCTGACCGAGGGCGCCTCGACCGCCGGCCTCGACTGGCTGAAGCAGGAGGTCGCAGCCGTGCATACCGAGGCGCGCGACGACCGCTTCGTCGCGGCCTTCGAGCGTTCTGGCTCGAAGAACGACAAGCTCGCCTACACCGTCGCCTATATCGCCCGGGCCGTCTCGCCCGGCCGCTATGTCGCGCCGGCCGCCGTGATCGAGGACATGTACCGCCCCGACCGCTTCGGCCGCACCGGCTTCGGCGCGGTGGAGATCAGCGCGGCGCGGTGA